Within Xanthomonas oryzae pv. oryzae, the genomic segment TACCAGGCCATGCATGCGCCAGTTGCGCAGCGCACGTTGATAGCGGCCATAGCCGAAGAACAATTCGTCGCCACCGTCGCCGGACAGCGCCACCGTAACCCCACCGCGCGCCAACCGTGCGACCAACGCCGTCGGCACTTGCGAGGCATCGGCGAAGGGTTCGTCGAACATGTCCGGCAGGCACGGCACCACCGCCAGCGCATCGGCGCCGCTGACATAGAGTTCGGTGTGGTCGGTGTGCAGATGCGTGGCGACTTCGCGCGCCAGCGGCGCTTCGTCGTGATGCGAGCCTTCGAAGCCGATGCTGAAGGTGTGCACCGGCTGCGCGCTCTGCGCCTGCATCATCGCAGTGACGATGGACGAATCGGTGCCACCGGAAAGAAACACGCCCACCGGCACATCGGCCACCATGCGCAGGGCCACCGCATCGCGCAGCACGCTATCCAACTGCTCTTCGGCCTGCGCGTCGCTGCCGGTGAATGGTGCGGCGAGCGCGCGTTGCATCGCCTCGCGTGCGTTCCAGAACGGTTGTTGCGCCTGATCGGCACGATGCGCGGCAGCGCCGGCCGCCACGGCCTGCGCATCCATGCGCAGCACGCGGCCAGGCATCAGCTTGAAGGTGTGCGCGTGGATGCAGGCCGGCGCCGGGATGTAGCCCAGCCGCAACAGCAAGGTCAGCGCATTGCGATCGACGCCGTTGTCGAAATCCGGGTGCTGCCACAAGGCCTTGAGTTCGGAACCGAACACCAAGGTGTCGCCGGCCCACCCGTAGTAGAGCGGCTTTTTGCCGACCCGGTCGCGCGCCAGGAACAGGCAGTTGTCGCGCTCGTCCCACAACGCAATGGCGAACATGCCGTTGCAGCGGGTCAACGTCTCGTCCAGGCCCCACTCCACCACGGCCGCCAGCAACACTTCGGTATCGGAGTGGCCGCGGAAGCGATGCCCGAGCGCGGACAGTGCCGCGCGCAGCTGCGCGAAGTTATAGACCTCGCCGTTATAGGCCAGCACATAGCGGCCATCAGCCGAACGCATCGGCTGGTGGCCGAGCGGCGACAGATCCAGAATGCTTAGCCGTTGATGCGCCAAGGCAACGCCGGCCTGCGCATCGCACCAAGTGCCGGCATCGTCCGGGCCGCGATGGCGCAAAGCGGCGCCCATCGGCCGCACCAGCGCATCGAGCTGTTCGCCATGCAGACGCGGCGAAGCCAGCAACAGTCCTGCCAATCCGCACATCGTCAGTGCTCCTGCCTGCTGGCAACGGGGAGTAACCGGGCGTGCCCCACACGCGTCACGCGCAGCGCGCGCGCGTGCAAGCGCATGGCGAAGGCCGATGGAAGAAAGCAAAGACGAGTGTCCGCCAAGCACGCAGCGATGCCGACGTCAGCGCCAGGCACATCGCGCGCACGGCTCATGCCGTCACCGACGCAGCTGACGGCATCGGCACGAAGCGCGGCAGCGCCTGCACGCGTTGCAACCAGTCCGTGATCGCCGGCCAGCGCTCCAGATCGAAACGGCCGTCTTCGGCGCAATGGGTGTAGGCGAACAGCGCGATATCGGCGATGCCGTAGTCGCTGCCGGTGAACCAGGCGTGCTGCTGCAGATGCTGTTCCATCAGGGCCAGCGCCTGCTCGCCGCGCACACGCAGCTGCGGCAGCTCGGCGCGGCGCGCGGCATCGCGCGGCGTCCACAGGCTGATGAACCGCGCCATCGCCACAGACGGCTCATGGCTGTATTGCTCGAAGAACATCCAGCTCAGCGCCTGCGCGCGCTGCCACGCATTGGTGGGCAGATACGGGGTGCCTTCGGCCAGCCAGAACAGGATCGCATTGGATTCGGTCAACACGCGGCCGTCGTCGCGTTCCACCATCGGCACCTTGCCGTTGGGATTCTTGGCCAGGTACGCGGGCGTGCGGGTCTGCCCGGCCACGCTATCCACCTCCACCCAGTGGTAGCGGCTGACCAGTTGTTCCAGCAGCAAACGCACCTTGTAGCAATTGCCGGAACTGGACATGCCATGGACGGTCAGCGGGGGACGCACGGTGGACATCTCGCTGGCTCCGCGGCAGCAACAAGGGGCTGGCAGTGTCACAGCCCGGCGTGCCTTTGCAAAGCCCTGCACGCAGCAGCGGCCCGCCGATGCCACGCTTGCGTGCGTTGCCGCGCCAAACGACTTCAGGCGAATGCCACCACCGCCACCGGGACACGCAACACGGCGATCAGGATGCCCAGTGCCGCCACCGTCAGCGCCCAGGCGCAGAACGCACGCGTACGCGCACAGCCGCCAGCAGCAGCCACCGCCTGCACTGCGCAGACCGACCACCACAACGCGCCCAGCATCAGTAGCAAAATGCACGTCGCCAGCTGCGTCATGCCGGCCGGATCGGTCGCGCCGGTGCGCAGCAACGCCACCTGGCCATTGAGCGCGACCACGGCCGCCAGCAGGCACACCAGCCAAGGCAAGACGCAGCCGGCCATGGCCGGCAACATCTGCGTGCGCTGCGTACCGCTGCCCATCCAGCGCAAGATCTACCTGAGCAACACACATCCCAGCACGGCGATTGCCACCACCACGATGACGCCACCAGCCTTGGCCCATAACGGCAGCGCGTGCAGCCACACCCACGCCGACAGCAGCGTAGTCGCCGCGAACACGGCCCAGGCGCTCCAGCGTAGCCCGGCGTGCTGCGGCATCCGCGTCACCAAAGCAGACATGCCACCAGCAGCACCACCAAGGCGATTAACCCGGCCAGCGGGTAGCTGAGCGCACGCCGGTCGGGTGGCTGCGCGCGCCGTTGCGGCTTGAGATCGTGATGGAAGTACAGCAGGTCGCGCGCGCTCCATGTCGGACGCAGCGCGCGCCACACCGTTGGCCGGAATACGGTCGGTGAAGCGCTGCCACTCGCCCACGATGACCAGCGTGCCGTCGCGCATCGCGATGCTGCGCGAGAAGCGGAACCACGGGTTGGCGATCACTGGCGTCTCCGCTTCTACCTGCGTCGCCGGGTCGCTGTGCACGCGCACGGTCTGCCGCGCCAGCGGCGGGCCGCCCAGCGCCAGCGGGCTCTTGCGCGCCTCCTTCGGTAGCGCATCCATCCTTTCCCGAGTTGGAACAAGGCAAAGCCCAGCGCATCGCCCTCGTTCGCCGGCCACTCCAGCCGGTAGGCCTCGTGCGTGCGCACATTCAGCGGGTCGGCATCATCGATGCTCGGCACGCTCACCTGCGTCAGCGCGGTGTAGTACTGCTGCATGAATTCCAGATAGTGCTCGCCCACCGTCTGCGCACCATCGTCGTCGAAGCTGCCGGCGACACCCTCAGCCCTATCGTGGCGATAGATGGTGTCTACCGTGAAGCTCGCCCAACGCTGCGGCTTGCGCAGCGAAATGGCGATGTCTTCATTCACTTCGATCTGCGGCAACGCGGGCATCGACGCCGGCACCTCGACCAAGCTGTCCTGCCCTGCAATCACCGGCAAGCCGCGCACGAACGGCAGCTGCCGGCGTTGCGCCAACGGACCGTCCTCGCGGTCGCGCGTGGCATCCACCCACACCTCGCCCTGCGGCAGATGCGCACGTACCACCACATGTCAGCAGCGTCACCCCATCCACCGTGCGCACATTGCGGCCGAACCCCGGCGCGCTGATGCGCCACTGCAGCGACGTGGCGGCGGGATAGCGCACACGTACCCGGCGCTCGCCCAGCGGCACGCTGGCGCGCTTCGAATACGTCGCAAGAGCCTTTGCCGGACACCGGGTTGCTGCCGCTGATGGTCACGCCATAGTCGACACGGTCGCCCACGCGTCGGTCCGGCAAGGTGATCGACAGCGTCAGCGCGCCGTCGATCAACCCATTCTCCAGCCCGCTTTCGCGCCGCAATATGGCGTAATGCGCCCGCGTGCGCATGTCGATGCGCTTGCCGGCGCGCCAGACATCCAGGCTGTTGAGCTCCAACTGCTGGTACTGCGGCTGATAGTCGATGGAGATCTGCCCGGCTTCCTCCAGGCTTTTGGCGCGTTGCACGGTGTCACTGAGCCGGCGGTAGGCCTGCGACACGCGGCCGGTCAGATCGACCTGGTCGGATACCAGCTCCTAGCGCAGCCGGTGGCACCAGGCACGTTGTCGGGCACGGCATCGGCACCACCCAGCTGGGCGTCGGCGCCATGCGTGGCGCCTCGTTGGCCTGCGCTGGGGCAATTGCCATGCCGGCAAGGGAGCACACGGCTCCAGAAGACGCCGCCCAGGCGTTTCATCACATCCTTGCTGATCAATCATCCACTCCTTGTCAAAACGCATTGAGTCCTGTCAGCGCACGTCCCACCACCAGCTGATGCACGGTTTCGGTGCCCTCGTAGGTGATCACCGATTCCAGGTTCAGCGCATGCCGGATCGCCACATGCTCGGTGGTGATGCCAGCCGCGCCCAGCAGGTCGCGGCATTCGCGCGCTACATCCAGCGCCATGCGGCAATTATTCCATTTTGCCAGCGAGATCTGCTCCGGCCGCAACGTACCGGCTTCCTTCAAGCGGCCGAGCTGCAAGGCGAGTAGCTGGGCGGTCGAAATCCCTCGCGCCATGTCGGCCAGTTTGATCTGCGCGCTCTGCGTGGCCGCCAACGGGCGTCCGAACAGGATGCGTTCGCCGGCATAGGTCAGCGCCTCGCGCAGGCAGGCCACCGCCGCGCCGATCGCGCCCCAGGCGATGCCGTAGCGCGCCTGGTTGAGGCAACTCAGTGGCGCCTTCAAACCGGCCGCCTCCGGCAGCCGCATCCGCTCCGGCACGAACACGTTGTCCAGGAACAGGCCCGACGTCACCGACGCACGCAGGCTCATCTTGTGGCTGATGTCGTGCGCGCTGAAACCGGCGCTGTCGGTCTCGACCAAAAAGCCACGCACGCCATCGTCCGTATGCGCCCAGATGATCGCCAACCCGGCAATGCTGCCGTTGGTGATCCACATCTTGGCGCCATTCAAGCGCCAGCCGTCGCCCTCGCGCACCGCGCGCGTCGTCATCGCGGCAGGATCCGACCCGCCCTGCGCCTCGCTCAGGCCGAAGCAGCCAATCACCCTGCCGGTCGCCATTTCCGGCAGCCAGCATTGCCGCTGTTCGTCGCTGCCATAGGCGTGGATGGGATACATGCACAACGAAGACTGCACGCTGACGAAGCTGCGCAGCCCGCTGTCGCCGCGCTCCAGCTCCTGGCAGATCAGTCCGTAAGACACCGCGCCCAGACCCGCACCGCCATCGCGAACCGGCAGGCTGGCACCCAGCAACCCTAATTCTGCCAGGTCTGGAATCCACTCGCGCGGGAAGCGCCCGGCATCGAAGGCATCGCCGATCGCCGGCACCACCCGCGTATCGGTAAACCGCGCTACCGCCTCCTGCACCGCTCGCTCTTCGTCGGTGAGCAGCGCGCGTACGTCGAACAGATCATCAGGGCGTGCCGGCATGTTGGCTGTCATCGCAAGCGGAAGACGCGATTATCTGCCAGTTGCCGGCCGAACATGGTGGTGCCTGCCGGCCCGGGAATGGCACAAACGAAAAGAGCCGGCACTGCCGGCTCTTTTTTCATCCACTACGCTACTTGCGAGCGCTTCGGCGTGCCCGTTACTGCCGGGTGCTCAAACCATCCTGACGGATGTTGGAGTCGCCCGCCGTCGATGCCATCTGGGTCACCAGCTGGCCATCGACCACCGGTAGACGGTCGCTGGCCGGCTTGTCGTTCATGCGCACGGTCTTTTCGAAACCGTCGTAGCGGTAGGTGACGTCATAGGCCACCACGTTGTCGGCGTCGCCCAGCGAAATGCGCTCGCCCGGCTTGCTGTCCATGCGCATGGTGCCGGTGGTGCCATCGGCATTGCGATAAGTCACGTCGTAGCCCACCACACGCGAGGACTGCGAGTTGGCATTTTCGGTATGGCACTGGCGCTCGGTACGATCGACCACGCGGCCGCCGACGTGGTTGCGGTCGATGCTGTTACCGATGAAGCCACCACCCACCGCGCCTGCGGCGGTCGCCAGCTTGCGACCGTTGCCGCCGCCCACCTGGTTGCCGATCAAGCCGCCGATGATGGCACCGGCGACGGTGCCACCGACATTGCCGTCACGTTCCGGCAGACGTTCCTGCACCACCACATCGCGACACACTTCGCGCGGCGAGGTGCTGGTGGTGGTTTCGCGGATGGCGTTGCTGTTGATGACCTGCGCGTACTGCGGCTCGCGCTGGCTGATCGGGGCCACCCTGACCACGTCGGCGTATTCCAGGCCACGCGGTGCCGGCTGGCCATTGGCCACAAAATCGCCGGACGACGGGCGGTTATTCATGAAAGCGGCAGTGGCGACGCCTCCGACCAGCAAGGCACCAGCAGCGACCAGTATAGTTGTCGTATTGCTCTTCATAACCAGCTCCCTGCGGACGCACCGCGTTGTTGACGGCTGTGATTCCAGCATGGGAACCCTGAACGAAAACGCCATCGCTCATGAACACGACGGTTAAGTTCAGCTAGCGGTTACTTCATGCATCTCTAACAGCCGGAGCATTCGCATGCGAAATCCTCTCGCCGCACGCGCCCTGGATTGGGCCGGCACGCTGCGCTATCCCACCCTGTTCAAACTGGCCGCCGCGCTGTTTCTGGTGGATCTGGTGATCCCGGACCCGATCCCGTTCCTGGACGAATTGCTGTTCGGCCTCACCACGCTGCTGCTGGCAAACTGGAAAACCCGCAAGGCACCGCTGCCAGCACCGGTGCGCCGCGACTGATGCAGCTGATCGACAGCCACTGCCATCTGGACGCAGGCGAGTTCGACCACGACCGCGCAACGGTGATTGCGCGCGCGCAGGCAGCGGGGGTCATCCAGCAAGTGCTGCCGGCGATCACCGCCGCCAGCTGGCCGGGCTTGCGTGCTGTCAGCACGCAGGCGCCCGGCCTCTACCCTGCCTACGGCCTGCACCCGCTGTTTCTGGATCAACACCGCCCCGAGCATCTGGAGCTGCTGGCCGCATGGATCGAGCGCGAGCGGCCGTGCGCGATCGGCGAGTGCGGCCTGGATTTCTTTGTGGATGGATTGGACGCGCAGGCCCAGCGCGACTACTTCGACGGCCAGCTGCAGCTGGCCAAGCGCTTCGACCTGCCGCTGATCGTGCATGCGCGCCGCGCCACCGAGGAGGTCATTGCCCGCATCAAGGCGGTGGGTGGCCTGCGCGGCGTGGTGCACAGCTTTGCCGGCAGCCCCGAACAGGCGCAACAGTTGTGGAACCTGGATTTCATGATCGGCCTGGGCGGCCCGGTGACCTACCCACGCGCCACTCGTCTGCGAGGATTGGTAGCGAGCATGCCGCTGCACCACCTGCTGCTGGAAACCGACGCGCCCGATCAGCCCGACGCCGGCATCCGCGGCCAACGCAACGAGCCGGCATACCTGCGCACGGTGCTGGGCTGCATCGCCGACCTACGCGGCGAAGACCCCGCGCACATCGCGGCGCAGACCAGCGCCAACGCGCGTCGCTTGTTCGGTCTACCGCACTGAGAGGAGCATGCGCGTCACCGCGACCGCGTAGTCGACACGACCAGGCAATGGACAGGCGACATCACGAGGCTGCAACTGCCTCGGCTGCCGGCCTCGCGGCTGCAGCCTTGGGCTTGAGCAACATCTCCAACGCCTTGCCCACCGCAACAAACGCGAAGGTACCGGTGATATGCGTGGCCGCGCCCAGCCCTGCCCCGCAATCCAGCTTGAGCGTGGCATCGGCATCGAGCTGCGGACGGATGCCGCAGACGCTGCCATCGGCCTGTGGATATTTGACGTTTTCCAGCGAATACACCGCCGGCACGCCGAAGTAGCGCTGCGGGTTCTTCGGGAAATTGAATTCGCCGCGCAGCTTCTTGCGAATCAGCGCCAACATTGCATCGTGCTCGGTGCGCGAGACATCACGCACGCGCACCAGGGTGGGATCGGTGCGGCCGCCAGCCGCGCCCACGGTCAACAGCGGCAATTTGCGCCGCCGGCACCAGGCAATGGTTTCCACCTTGACCCGGAAACTGTCGCAGGCATCGATCACCAGATCGAAGCCCGCACCCAGCAGGGTTTCGATATTGCCGGAGGTCAGAAACGCCTCCACCGCATCGGCTTCGATGTCAGGGTTGATCGCCACGCAGCGCTCGGCCATCGCACGCGCCTTGTTGCGTCCGTACTGGCCGGCCAGCGCCGGCAACTGCCGGTTGGTGTTGGAAACGCACAGGTCATCGGCATCGATCAGGCGGATCTGGCCCACCCCGGTGCGCGCCAATGCCTCGACCACCCACGAGCCCACGCCGCCCATCCCGACCACCGCCACGCGGCACGCCGACAAGCGCTCGACCGTGCCGACTCCATACAGCCGGTCGATACCGGCAAAGCGTTCACGCGATTGTGCTTTCATCGGCCTATTTTACGCGCCTCGCCCGGGCACGCCCACGCCGCCGCGACGAACGTTGCCTCCCAGAAGCCACCTATGCAGAACTCGCCCCCCAACCAATCCCGCGCGGCCCGCTACGCCTTCATGCTGGTGCTGGGCGTGCTGATCGGCCTGGTCGCCACCGTCATGGTGGCTAATGCGTTACAGGCGCGGCGCGACCCGGTACCCGATAGCCTGATGCAGGTCATGGCTTACCAATTACGCGCGCTGCGACCCGACACAGGTGCTGCCTGCACGCCGGCGCAGCAACAGCGACGACTGCAATCGCTGCGCCTGCTGGCCGACGAGGCAGAGCCGGCATTTCCCGAGATTGGCGAGGATCGCCGCTTTGGCGAGCACGCGCAGGCACTGCGTGCTGCGCTGGATCAGGCGCAGGGCGTGCCGCTGGCCGATTGCAAAGCGCTGGGCAGACTCCACAGGCGCATTTCCGATGCCTGCGAGGCCTGCCATCGCGACTTTCGCTGAGGTTCGATGAATACGGCGCTCGGGTTTCGTTAAGCCTGCAGTGAACCAGTTGGCAGACCGTTCACCTGGACCATCACAGGATGACGTCGCCGCGGCCCTGGCCGCCTTTTCGAACCACCCGGAGAGATCTGATGAAGACCCGACTGCTCGTCATTGGCCTGGCTGCAACCGCAACCCTGGTTGGCTGCGCTACCCCTCAGCCGCAGTACGGCAGCTATCGCGGCGACCGCGATTACGACCAGGGCTACTCGCAGACGCAGCGTTGCGTGGATTGCGGCATCGTGACCCGGATCGATGAAGTCGCCCCGACCCGCTCTGCGCCCACCGGCACCGGCGCGGTCCTCGGCGGCATTGTGGGCGCCGTTGCCGGCCGCCAGATTTCCAAGGACACCGGCGGCAGCACCGGTAACAAGAACATTTCAGCGGTCGCTGGCGCCGCTGCGGGTGCGCTGGCGGGTAACGCGATCCAGAACAACGTCACCAGCTCCAGCTTCGACGTGCAGGTACGCATGGACGACGGCCGCGTGATCGTAGTGAATCAGCGCGACCTGGCTGGCGTGCGCGAAAACGCGTATGTGCGCGTGGTCAACGGCAAGGTCGTGCTGCGCTGATCCAACCGTGCACGCTGCGGCAGCATCGCCGCAGCGTCGCCAGGAAATACGACGCGTGCCAAAAAGCCGGTTAAGCGACGTGCCCGACCCGACGTCGGCAAGCTGATCTCAAGCGCGCCTCATGGCGGTACTGGAAAGCGCACTGCGCCATACCCGCTGAGTGCGTCGGCAAGATAAACAGCAAAAAAACAGAAAGGCCCGATCGCGGGCCTTTCTGCTGTCTGCGTGATGCGCTTACACAGGCGTGGACTCAGACCACCTGCACTGCGTCGGCCTGCAGGCCCTTCTGGCCCTGCACGACCGTAAAGCTGACCTTCTGACCTTCCTTGAGGCTCTTGAAGCCCTGGATCTGGATCGCGCGGAAATGGACGAAGACGTCTTCGCCATTTTCGCGGCTAATGAATCCAAAGCCCTTGGCATCGTTGAACCACTTCACGAGACCATTCTCGCGTTCGATGTTGGACATCTCGACTGACTCCCTACGACACTGTGATGGACTGGCGGTGGTGGCTGTGATTGCAAGGAGGAAGCGAGGTACAAGGATGTAGCAGATCGGACGATCTACCGCATCAGGCCACGATTCACGGTGACCTTTGCAAACAGCAGCGACAGCAACTTAACCTGCACAAAATGAATTTTCAAGCACCTCTTGCGCCTTTTTGTCAAGCCTGAATTGGGACCTGTGTAACCATCATGGACACTGCCGTCGTTTACTACATCTTGCCCACAGCGCTGGTGCTGATCGGCCTGGCTGGCATCATCCTGCCGGCCCTGCCGGGCCTGCCACTGGTGTTCGCCGGCCTGCTGGTCGCGGCCTGGGCCGACGACTTCACCCACGTTGGCTGGGTCACGCTGGTCGTGCTGGGACTGATCACTGCGCTCTCGTTCCTCATCGACTTCTTGGCCACGCTTTACGGGGCGCAGCGCGTGGGCGCCAGCAAAATGGCGTTGTGGGGATCGGTGATCGGCGGCATTGCGGGCATTTTCTTCATGCCGATCGGGCTGTTTGTCGGCCCGTTCGCCGGCGCATGGATCGGCGAGTACTACCAGACGCGCAAGACCGGCCAGGCTACCAAGGTCGGCATCGGGACCTGGGTGGGCATCATGCTCGGCACCGCCACCAAGCTGGCGCTTGGCCTGTGCATGCTTGGCGTGTTCGCCATCGGCTGGTTTTTCTAGGGTGAGGCCTGAACAACCCATCTGATCCTGAGATCATCCCTCAACGAACAGATCGGACGATCCTGATGCAACTGACCTGCGGCGACGCGGATGACAACGGCAACGCACGCGGCAGAGCCTGCGCGGCGGGAAGATGGTCGATGCCACGATCATTGCTGCACCAGTTCGACCGATAACGAAGAAGGCGAGCGCGATCCGGACATGCACCAGACCAAGAAGGCAACCAGCCCTTTTGTTCGGGATAAAGGCGCACATTGGGGCGCACGATGAGTCGGGCCTGTTGCAGCACTTGGAATGCACGGCAGCTACGTAGTCGCCCCTGAAAAACCCCCAGACCACATCCATTGCAAGGCTTCATCTGCGTTTTCGGTGTGCTGGAATTGCCAGTGTTCGTTACGCTACGTCCTGGTTTCTGGCAGTTTTCGCCCATGCGGACACGCCGTCCTGCTGCCGAGCAATTGCATGCCGATGAGCTGTGTCGTTCGCGTCTGGAGAACCAGATCGACTTGCGCCATCCGCTGGTCCAGCTGAGCCATCGGCTGCCGTGGAGTGCGTTGGAGCAGGCGCTGTCGCCGCAATTGCCGGCCACCACCGGCACAGGCGGTCGACCCGCATTGCCGATGCGTCTGATCGCCGGGCTGCTCTACCTCAAGCACGCCTACGACCTGTCCGATGAAGCGGTGTGCGCACGTTGGCTGGAAAATCCGTACTGGCAGTTCTTCACCGGCGAGGTGGTGTTCCAGACCTGCGTGCCGTGCGATCCCAGCTCCCTGACCCGTTGGCGACAGCGTCTGGGCGAAGCCGGGATGGAAGAGCTGTTGGCGCACACGATCAACACCGCTCACACGATGAAGGCGGTGGATGCGCGCGAGTTGTCGCGGGTGATCGTGGATACCACCATGCAGGAAAAAGCGATCGCCCATCCCACCGACAGCCGTTTGCTGGAGGTGGCGCGCAAGAAGCTGGTGCTGCTGGCCAAGCGACACGGCATCGTCTTGCGGCAGACCTATGTGAGGCAAGGTCCGGGGTTGAGCCGCAAGGCCGGGCGCCATGCGCATGCGCGCCAGTTCAAGCGCATGCGCAAGGTACTGCGACGCCAACGCACGATCCTGGGACGCGTATCACGCGATCTGCAACGCAAGCTGGCCCAGCGGGAACCGTCGGTACGTGAGCGCATCGGTGTCTGGTTGGCGCGCACACACCGGTTGTTGACACAGCGTCCCAAGGACAAACAAAAACTCTACGCCTTGCACGCGCCGGAAGTGGAATGCATGAGCAAGGGCAAGGCACGCAGCCCCTACGAATGTGGCGTCAAGGTCGGCATTGCGGCGAGTGCGCGCAAGGGCTTGATCGTGGGTGCGCGCAGTTTTCCCGGGCGAATTCAACTCCGATTCGCAACGCTGTTGAGGACCTCCTCGGAGAAGACTTCGAGGGGCGTTTTGAATC encodes:
- the asnB gene encoding asparagine synthase (glutamine-hydrolyzing) — its product is MCGLAGLLLASPRLHGEQLDALVRPMGAALRHRGPDDAGTWCDAQAGVALAHQRLSILDLSPLGHQPMRSADGRYVLAYNGEVYNFAQLRAALSALGHRFRGHSDTEVLLAAVVEWGLDETLTRCNGMFAIALWDERDNCLFLARDRVGKKPLYYGWAGDTLVFGSELKALWQHPDFDNGVDRNALTLLLRLGYIPAPACIHAHTFKLMPGRVLRMDAQAVAAGAAAHRADQAQQPFWNAREAMQRALAAPFTGSDAQAEEQLDSVLRDAVALRMVADVPVGVFLSGGTDSSIVTAMMQAQSAQPVHTFSIGFEGSHHDEAPLAREVATHLHTDHTELYVSGADALAVVPCLPDMFDEPFADASQVPTALVARLARGGVTVALSGDGGDELFFGYGRYQRALRNWRMHGLVPGPLRRLMAVAARRNGESSRTGGLAALVAEAGARGIGDIYRNRISRWRDPAAVVPGATEPDSFYSLADPLHGSGTPADAMMLADFAAYLPDDLLCKVDRTTMAVGLEARAPLLDWRVAEFAWSLPLSLKYRDGMSKYLLKRVLCRYLPDTMVYRGKRGFGAPVSAWLRGDLHGWADDLLAHGALQREGVFAADTVAGLWRDFNGGERKWHTHLWTVLMFQAWQAHWREQRAAITR
- a CDS encoding glutathione S-transferase family protein yields the protein MSTVRPPLTVHGMSSSGNCYKVRLLLEQLVSRYHWVEVDSVAGQTRTPAYLAKNPNGKVPMVERDDGRVLTESNAILFWLAEGTPYLPTNAWQRAQALSWMFFEQYSHEPSVAMARFISLWTPRDAARRAELPQLRVRGEQALALMEQHLQQHAWFTGSDYGIADIALFAYTHCAEDGRFDLERWPAITDWLQRVQALPRFVPMPSAASVTA
- a CDS encoding acyl-CoA dehydrogenase family protein encodes the protein MTANMPARPDDLFDVRALLTDEERAVQEAVARFTDTRVVPAIGDAFDAGRFPREWIPDLAELGLLGASLPVRDGGAGLGAVSYGLICQELERGDSGLRSFVSVQSSLCMYPIHAYGSDEQRQCWLPEMATGRVIGCFGLSEAQGGSDPAAMTTRAVREGDGWRLNGAKMWITNGSIAGLAIIWAHTDDGVRGFLVETDSAGFSAHDISHKMSLRASVTSGLFLDNVFVPERMRLPEAAGLKAPLSCLNQARYGIAWGAIGAAVACLREALTYAGERILFGRPLAATQSAQIKLADMARGISTAQLLALQLGRLKEAGTLRPEQISLAKWNNCRMALDVARECRDLLGAAGITTEHVAIRHALNLESVITYEGTETVHQLVVGRALTGLNAF
- a CDS encoding glycine zipper 2TM domain-containing protein gives rise to the protein MKSNTTTILVAAGALLVGGVATAAFMNNRPSSGDFVANGQPAPRGLEYADVVRVAPISQREPQYAQVINSNAIRETTTSTSPREVCRDVVVQERLPERDGNVGGTVAGAIIGGLIGNQVGGGNGRKLATAAGAVGGGFIGNSIDRNHVGGRVVDRTERQCHTENANSQSSRVVGYDVTYRNADGTTGTMRMDSKPGERISLGDADNVVAYDVTYRYDGFEKTVRMNDKPASDRLPVVDGQLVTQMASTAGDSNIRQDGLSTRQ
- a CDS encoding DUF6116 family protein; this translates as MRNPLAARALDWAGTLRYPTLFKLAAALFLVDLVIPDPIPFLDELLFGLTTLLLANWKTRKAPLPAPVRRD
- a CDS encoding TatD family hydrolase encodes the protein MQLIDSHCHLDAGEFDHDRATVIARAQAAGVIQQVLPAITAASWPGLRAVSTQAPGLYPAYGLHPLFLDQHRPEHLELLAAWIERERPCAIGECGLDFFVDGLDAQAQRDYFDGQLQLAKRFDLPLIVHARRATEEVIARIKAVGGLRGVVHSFAGSPEQAQQLWNLDFMIGLGGPVTYPRATRLRGLVASMPLHHLLLETDAPDQPDAGIRGQRNEPAYLRTVLGCIADLRGEDPAHIAAQTSANARRLFGLPH
- a CDS encoding tRNA threonylcarbamoyladenosine dehydratase gives rise to the protein MKAQSRERFAGIDRLYGVGTVERLSACRVAVVGMGGVGSWVVEALARTGVGQIRLIDADDLCVSNTNRQLPALAGQYGRNKARAMAERCVAINPDIEADAVEAFLTSGNIETLLGAGFDLVIDACDSFRVKVETIAWCRRRKLPLLTVGAAGGRTDPTLVRVRDVSRTEHDAMLALIRKKLRGEFNFPKNPQRYFGVPAVYSLENVKYPQADGSVCGIRPQLDADATLKLDCGAGLGAATHITGTFAFVAVGKALEMLLKPKAAAARPAAEAVAAS
- a CDS encoding cytochrome c; translation: MQNSPPNQSRAARYAFMLVLGVLIGLVATVMVANALQARRDPVPDSLMQVMAYQLRALRPDTGAACTPAQQQRRLQSLRLLADEAEPAFPEIGEDRRFGEHAQALRAALDQAQGVPLADCKALGRLHRRISDACEACHRDFR
- a CDS encoding glycine zipper 2TM domain-containing protein; the protein is MKTRLLVIGLAATATLVGCATPQPQYGSYRGDRDYDQGYSQTQRCVDCGIVTRIDEVAPTRSAPTGTGAVLGGIVGAVAGRQISKDTGGSTGNKNISAVAGAAAGALAGNAIQNNVTSSSFDVQVRMDDGRVIVVNQRDLAGVRENAYVRVVNGKVVLR
- a CDS encoding cold-shock protein, with protein sequence MSNIERENGLVKWFNDAKGFGFISRENGEDVFVHFRAIQIQGFKSLKEGQKVSFTVVQGQKGLQADAVQVV
- a CDS encoding DUF456 domain-containing protein, which codes for MDTAVVYYILPTALVLIGLAGIILPALPGLPLVFAGLLVAAWADDFTHVGWVTLVVLGLITALSFLIDFLATLYGAQRVGASKMALWGSVIGGIAGIFFMPIGLFVGPFAGAWIGEYYQTRKTGQATKVGIGTWVGIMLGTATKLALGLCMLGVFAIGWFF